The Vanessa cardui chromosome 27, ilVanCard2.1, whole genome shotgun sequence region ATGTACCTGCAagccccggtgttgcagatgtccatgggcggtggaagtcactttccatcaggtgagcctcctgctcgtttgccacctatctcataaaaaaatgttggacTGATGGAAACAGTTCATAGACATCTTTAAAActgtacagacagacagacatacagagtaaACTCCCTGTTTGTGTTGCATGGGTATAGATATGTCGATTTATAcattcaaattacgcaacgggttttgatacggtttttttaagtGACTACTAGCTGAAATTATTTCTGTTCGCTGACAATTTGACGTTCTTTTTACGGTATCCTTAGGtgagctcagatggcccagtggttagaacgcgtgcatcttaaccgatgattgcgggttcaaacacaggtaagcaccactatatgtatatgtgcttaatttatgtttataattcatctcgtgctcggcggtgaaggaaaatatcgtaaggaaacctgcatgtgtctaatttcatcgaaattctgccacatgtgcattccaccaagccgcattggaacagcgtggtatatgttccaaaccctctccttaatggaagaggaggccttatctcatcagtgggaaatgtacaagctgttactttactactttatataGTATACTTATTCTACAACCAACATTAGCTTCAGACATTGGAACTCGAAATTCTATATAGACACTAATTTCCATATTCACAAAAGCGGTtattataaaaaggttttttacgtaattaattCCATCGCTTATTTGTTTATTCGTAGTAAATTAAACTGTCAACATTATATGTTATCTGTAACTGTGAGTGTTATCTTATCTgtgtcataataaataaataaatgatgtgCATACATCTTTATGTTCAAGGTccggatattattataatatatataaaatattaatatgtctgtttgtttattgataataaataaaattttaacaaaaagaaaaaccgacttcaaacaaaacagtattttaaaacaaattaaaatgcactaaaaagtaataaaaataattgcatatttaacatatttttgagagtcctcctagataaaattaaatgaaaaatataagactacttaaaagtcgatttacgattatataacgtagttatagttattgttatatttggagccggtgtcagccacaggcacacgcttcaacaatcaaaagaaagaagcaatacgagcctcttgattgacccagtataatatcgtataaaaggtaatttgtaagaaacatttcttaaagtattctcgtattgttttttgataggtatagtatagggttggctgacaccgactccaaacatagcaataattataactacattatataatcgtaaatcgacttttaagtagtctaatatttttcatttaattttatctaggaggactctcaaaaatatgttaaatatgcaattatttttattactttttagtgcattttaatttgttttaaaatactgttttgtttgaagtcggtttttctttttgttaaaattttatttattttttgattttaagtgaagctgatgtagactaacatttttttcttaatatggatagattaagcgtgctgtttatatgaatcagaaactacttcagggacaatttcaaaagaaactttcgaataaagcaaaaatagactttcgaaaatgcggctttaatacgtcatgcgacataaactacaaggtaccaccctcgaaagagctcaaatgtaatcgacctcagtaaaaaaactttgcaaaagagctattcgtatgctatgtcgtacatcatatgacatcacatcacatacacaaaatttgattaaagacagaaagaaattctgccccaaatcgcaccctaactgtaagccgtttaggagttccgtcaatacatagtataaaacaaagtcgctttctctgtccctatatctttaaaactacgcaacggattttgatgcggttttttttaatagatagtgtaattcaaggggaaggtttgtgtatataataaataaacaatatagtaaagaaacactgacaattttggaagtttgcaatgtgatgtcgtaagtaaacaaattctttagtatatttagtatcagtattgcacccgtgagaagtcggggcgggtcgctagttgattataatattcgactatgacaattacatgaacataaccacgttccggaaggtgattcaaatatccaaataatccataaataaaagattcgagcGAGTATTGccaacgtgctcctcagaattgtttcgttccctcccgttcccttaatttgtcatggatcctgtgctcagaaccttaccaaactttcaccaaactacccttaaagtatgtcctttataattttaaaagaatcatcaaaattgtgcccaccaattttgagttattcacctatttgtcgcgcatatacataatgcaaatttaagacttatgtcgttttcatacggataccatcatcggaaaaaaataaaaaaaaatgggaccccacgggaagctctacctttcaaacaaaacaaaaattatcaaaatcggtccacccagtaaaaagttatgaggtaacaaacaaaaaaaaaaaaaaaaaaaaaaaatacagacgaattgataacctcctcctttttgaagtcggttgaaaagtttGAGATTTTGAAGCAGACTTCATTTTTACTTATTACCTTTTAGAACaggatattatattaatgaataatatatatcctTCCTGGGCACGGTATTTGTTTCCTATAGTATGATTCCACAGTAATATTTAACTTagccttttataaaaaaaaaaaaaaaaaaaaaaaaaaaaacaaaaatttaaggCTTTAACATTCGAAGCAGCTAGTAAACTGaaactactagaccgattttaattaaacttacaatGTTACCTAAGGTGAAGGCCACCTAACTTAGTACTAGACTTTTACTTTTagaaattcgtggacaaacacacatacaaacatacacttgtgaaattaagcacacttgcttggaagcctaaatggatcgtcatacacaaatataattaaaatctaataatgttACATACACACATGTCGCACtgataacctttttttaaagtcttggtggtagggctttgtgcaagcccgtctgggtaggtaccacccactcatcagatattctaccgccaaataacagtactcagtatcgttgtgttccggtttgaagggtgagacataacatcttagttcccaaagttagtggcacattgacgatgtaaggtaatatatcttacagcgtcattgtctatgggtgatggtgaccacttcccatcaggtggcccttatgctcgtccgccaacctatacaataaaaaaaaatcgattaaaaatttcaaagctCATGTCAAAAATACATTGACGAATAAGGCGTACTACTTAATGCAAGgtgatataaaagataaaaaagtgCTCTTAGTATCTATTGATTTCTAGGtaggatataaaaaaaaatctttactgaTATACTCTGTTATTTGAGAAGTAAAAAtgaatactgagtttcttgccggttcttctcggtttaTACTGGTCggttcacttaatatattttgttaaatgacgattcaaaagtgcttgtaaaagcctactttaattaagtatattttgatttatgctTGTAATAATATCTACTAATTTGCTTAGTATGCCTGAATATAACAACACTATGATTatcaattttaacaaataagtaGGTACTGTTTGCTAAAATAATTAGTCAAAATATAACCCgctatttagtaataattaatttagtaaaaatatttatgttagtaAAAAGTACTTAAATTGTCTATGTCCAAATCTTATTGTCTTTGCTCAGTTTTGAGTGTGTATAATACTTAACTCTGTAGTAATAATGAGTATATAGAGTAAATAGAAACAAAACTGTTATACAAATAGAATATCGGCTGAATAATTCCAGAGTTATTGTTTGgacataattatgtacttaaaaacaaataccCCTTCAGTGCgtcatatatgaatatttagtgtaaacaaaattgaaatttattatcatctcaaaaatatattttttgaaacaaaGGCAACAAAACAaccttaaaaaaacaataaacgcGCATTCATCCTTAGATAAAGTACATAATTTGTTTTGCAAATTGTAATTCTAATACAATTAAAGATGGCAGCTACAATATTCTTGATATTTAACTTGATAAAACTAAGTCCAGAGTCTtcgtaataaaaagttaaaaataactacagcgaatgattaaaataaaccgcGTAAAACCTCAAGAAGATTGCAAGCAACATTGCAATTTAcagatagcaaaaaaaaaagttaatttcgaAATTGGAAAcgtgaattaaatttaaaaatagaacgtgtTTTCTGTTGTATAAACATATGACATAGAAACTTCTTTTGTCTTTTTAAGTGACTAATTTGTTTGTCTGTGTTTCGTCATATGCGTTGAAGGAAAGAAATATAAGGAaacttacattatattaaaggaCACTGTATGATgtgttgtttatattaatatacgagAAAAGTTATAAAGCACTCAATAGACAGACAGGCAAACAGcatatttgcatttataatattagtatggataacTGCAAAGGATAAAtcaaagtcgcttcccgctgtCTACATATCCCTATGGAcggttaaatttttaaaactttttttgtcGCTGGAATATGCATTACGCCTTTCCCCCACATGAAGAGAAGGGGTTTGTGTGACATACCGTTTCCCAGCATTGCGCCGTagtacaccggaatacccacaaAAAACCCGATATCCTTTTCGCCTTTTCAGTAATCGCCAAAGAAACTCTTTCTTGCTACTGTGACGCCTCAATGGCGTAGCATAGGTCACTACCACCCGGTGCGGATTCCAAATTTGCCGCCCTCTTATTTTTGTTAcccattgtaaaatatttgggCATGGTAAAAAgagttttattagttttattgaatgatttattgaattgaaaagAGATATTAACATAGAGTAGAAAGTAGAATATCACTTAGAAAAAAAGCAGAGAAAATGTAATAGAATAATTGAGTAATCGCCTAATTCACGAACAGTCTTTAAGAAGATTAAAATAATCCTAAATAATAGTCATTGAGAAACCTTGCGCTTGTATCACCCAGGCATAGAACCTGCATAGGTACCTGGGTATATAAAAAAGTGATGAAAAAGACACTGgaagaaaataacttttttttattttaatttttttttctaactgcCACTcactttctcgggttgaaatgacgcgagaatctatagccacgaatagcgtcgaatggcgcgataggaagctatttctattggttgtataaatcgtcaGTAATAGGGCTTATTTAATTTGCTGATACTACATGTAATTTGTGTCGTAGTATACTACACTATTGTACACCGTAAAAAGATCTAGAAATAAGTCCTCGATTGTATAAATCTATTTCTTACTGATAACCCTTTTTATCATTTACTGTTTacaagaaataatggcttatttgcGAAGCTATTTTAAGCCATACATCGATCcctatccaattaagtaccatAACGAcaatgtgcatttaatatagatcaacaAAGTCCTGAACTGACTATAAAAACTGTGAATgttgtatatgtcaccgtaagattacaatctgacgagtcACGAGAAAGagtgtaatctgtcgaaatattgggaactgtgaaatatgatttcaatttaacgtattatttttcgctatactGTAATCTGTTGAAGTTAAGCTGCCAGTTTACAATTTGTCCcgcgtcaaattgtcaactgtcGAAAGGTCTTCCTGATTGGCCGATCTTATTGTAAGAGCGAccaatcatatatattttgtaatcttaccgtgacatatataaaacattccGAGAGTGTCGTTAGTTAGTTCGTTAGTAATGTTACTTGTGGCCTTATTCTTGTATTGGCCGTCCAACATGATTGGGCTTGATAAGGACTGGCTTGTTGGTAGGACTTTCTGCTAGCTCGAGGCTAAAAATCCCTTACACTGTTAATCCACCATCTTCCTCACCTTGGGTGAACTCATCAGCATAAATTCAATCGCGAAGCAGCAATATATAGTATTGACGTGTTCCAATTTTCAGGATGAGTGTGTAACTaaagccacaagggacataacatcttaattcccaaggttggtggtgaatCGGCGGTGTAAggaatgatattttatttgcgCCAATTCCTATGGGCAGAGGTGACTACAtatcatcaggtggcacatatgccagtacataatattaaattaaaataattcacctAAATAAAGCCAGTAATTTAAATGACGACAAAAtcgaacaattattttttttaaataaaagtgtcagtaaacattttaaacaacTACAAATATATCCTAtgaaatatcttatataaacataagatcataatattatatatacctactcaCAATATACTGACTTACTAGAGAATATAGTAAAACCAATAAAACTGAACGTGCAAGTTGATTAGGACATAGTTTTTGGGTAAAAATTGAACAATCAACAAAATTTACCTCTACATTGTTACGATAAAATTAATCTTTTCATTATAAGCCTTAGAAAACGGCAACACTGATTTATAGTTATTCACAGACACTGACAGTTATTGCTGTAGggatgtaatatatgtaaatcgtaatagaatcataaaattaatatcgaataaaataaattacaacactgctaatatattttttccatccAGCTCctacaattaaattacttaaactcattaaatctgttttaaaaattaaacaaaaatatatattgggtaatatttttttatttaaaacaatgttgttggttatttagtgtttaattttcaagtttatatattaaactaagGGTCAAATGTGATTTTAAAGCTGTGGTCGGTGTAGAAAAGACAGCGAGTCTTATTACGAGTTGCTTCTTTACAACCAATAAGCTTATTAAGCTATAATTATATCCTACAGATAgctaaaacatttatatgtttaagTTCGTGTCATATGTTTTAATCGTTATTGAGTTTTCAGTATGACTAACTTCTAATtactcatttttataaatgaactggtaaaattaatatatatttttaatactttaaactcGATATATGATAACTTGAAGTAAATATCAATATACCGATATTTATTATTGGACATCACTatcattgtttacaattttgaatttaCATCAAATTTGAAAACTGCACTGATCACATGTtaattgtttcataaaatacattttgcatataaaaatctgttatttaattataatttaaataatcatgtCTAAAGTTTCATTAAACCTTATTGCCGCGGCGTGTGAAAACATGGGAATTGGTGCTAATGGAACACTGCCTTGGAGATTAAAGTAGGTCTTAagttataaactaaattaaaaaaaaaattcgaacaaactattacatttttactttctaatttattattgataataaaacttacgtggaatatttattttatataactctgAATCAGATgactataaaaaattatatagtttgaaggttattgttaatttgtaattaacagAGCTGTGGAGACCATTTTGCgtcaagtatttaaataaataatgagtattttaaaaaacgaaaagaaacaatatttcaaatcacaattataaatgaattttacatagttttagtatccttattaaaataaaataaggagtTTTCGCAAAGTTTTTCTTATATGAGGCctcattaattatatacagtTGGATaggcaattttattttagaaatacaaTATCAATATGGCGTTCTTACCATTATACAAAATTactataatcaaaattatattctaattcattcaatttaatcCTGTGACATGTTAACATTCTACAGCTtaaagaatgaatgaattaatgtaactacaagcacaagggaaataacgtcttagttcccaagtgtGGTGGCGCATttacaatgtaaggaatgggtaatatttcttacagcaccaatttCTGAACGGTaatgacttaccatcaggtggcccatatgattgtacaacctataccataaataatgtTGGttcataattacttttaaaagccCGCTTGAATaactaatataacaataatttcctGATGATTGATAGTAGTTCGTACCAGACACACAGACACAGTAGACATAATGGTAGCTGGGACTTTaaagtaataagtaaattttttgGACTTAAGGCTCTTGATAGTTATAGTAACTCAACAACTAAATAATAAGTGCAGTAAATGcaagttacatttataattggtACTTGtatcaattaacaattataatctCAAGTACATTTTATCTATAAGTGTTTGATTTATGTTAAGTTGACTGCTTaaccacttaaaaaaaaagtaggtatatagataatagaaattataagataataattattgaagtaGTTGGTTGCCTGGCATAAAAAAAGGATCTTATAACCTCCTTGGAACTCAAGCTTGCTTGCTTGTTAGCCGTTGAAAGGGCCAATTGAATGCCAAATAATCTTTCTAAATCTATGTCACTGTGCCTTAACTAGCTGATTTGTAGTTAACAGTATCTGATTGTTTATACAAGttatgttcataaaaaatatgtacatttggaaatttgtttttatttacagaaatgaaatgctttatttcaatacaatgaCAACCAAAGTGAAGGATTCAACGAAGATTAACGCAGTAATAATGGGACGGAAAACTTGGGACTCTATACCGGGAAAGTACCGTCCGTTGAACAATAGAGTCAATATTGTGTTAACTCGACAAGTGGATGCTGTGAAGAAAGATGTATGAGctttattttatctatgatTTTAATCCATTAAAGTTTTTTGTTGTGACCGGGAACcactaagtaaaaataaaaaaaaagtaatcaatttcaaatcatcattctcctgcccttatcccaattttatttggggtcggcacagcatgtcttctccttccatacttctctgtcagacgtcatctcacaagtaacattctttctagccatatcatctttcacacaatccatccatcgtttccttggtcgtcctctacctctatatccatccacatccatgctcaaggccttcctcatgtgttcctcattcctccgcattacatgtccataccatgatagccgccttccacataacttctcggctatcggtgtcactttcaaacttcctcttatatactcattccttactctatccattcgcaaACAATCAATCTCAAATAATCCCACAATGATTAATAATGTAAAGGAGTAATCAATTTCAAATAAGCCCACAATATTTAGGTTCGCGTATTAAGGTGTTGGTTTgtatttgcttcataccaaatttcatcaaatttggttcagcggtttggtggcgaaagagcgacagacagacagagatagttactttcacatttataataatagtaatatagatatagaattTTTAGTTCTTGTTTGAAGAGttgaagccagtgtaactagaaaatgttcattacttttctatgttgtcatgggtctgggtgtttgtggtaccgtcgttacttctgattttccatgacacaagtgctttaactacttacattggaaacagagtaatgtatgtgaagttgtctaatatttacttatttattaactataggCCCAAGGGATATAACACCTTTGTTCAAGGTTTCTGATTGATATTGGGATTGATTAATTTAGTATCATTTTCTATATAGtatctatatatttacttggtggtagggctttgtgcaagcccgtctggatatgaaccacccactcatcagttattctactgccaaataacagtactcagtattgttgtgttctggtttgaagggtgagtgagccagtgtaaccatagggacaagggacataacatcttagttcctaaagttggtggcacattgacaatgtaaggaatagttaatatttcttacagcgtcattgtctatgggtgatgttgaccacttaccatctggtagTCCATGTGtgcgtccgccaacctatacgataaacaaaaaaaaaatagtgaataGTGATctcttaccatctggtggcacATTGCCAGTCTTCCTACCTAAATGACATAATATGTAACCATTCCTTTTCAGGCACCGAATGATGTAGTAGTTCTACCAGGGCTGGATGAAGCGATCAGCTATATAAACGGTCGGGAAGATATTGAATCAACATGGGTTATAGGAGGatcatatatatacaaagtgagttacttatttttattatatagcaaAGTTTTATCAAACCATGTTTAAACAAAAAAGCTATTATCTTATTCTCCTCCAAAACCATATTTTTAGTAGCTTTCATCTTTTGTATTACACATTTGTCTGAAGTGAAATATGTTAAGATTTCCTGTGtgtgttttaattaatgattgatTGGGCATGTTTCATTTGTGTGCGGAAGAGTAATATTTGCATGTCTaaaataatagcctgtaaatttcccactgctgggctaaagcctctgaacatactccaccatgctgttccaatgcgggttggtggaatgcacatgtggtagaatttcgatgaagtgactagaacgcgtgcatcttaaccgatgattgcgggttcaaactcaggcaaccACCGCTATATGTatatgctttatttgtgtttataattcatctcgtgctcggcggtgaaggaaaacatcgtgaggaaacctgaaatCGTCTaatttctgtcacatgtgtattcccccaacccgcattggaacagcgtggtggaatatattccaaactttctcttcaaaaggagacggggcgttagcccagcagtgggaaatttacaggctgttgttgttgttgttaattttatttataattattacaaattaattccaCGAACGATGATTCCACGTATAGAATGTGTTATATAGAAAAttcttacaattttattgtaaagaacAACTTTTTAAAATGGTTACATAACTGctgcatttataatttaatatatgaaatattcgagctaagatggcccagtggttagaacgcgtgcatcttaaccgatgattgcgggttcaaacacaggcaaccACCGCTATATGTATATGCtttatgtgtgtttataattcatctcgtgctcggcggtgaaggaaaacatcgtgaggaaacctgcatgtgtctaatttcatcgaagttctgccacatgtgtattccaccaaccggcattggaacagcgtggtggaacatgttccaaaccctctctttaatggaaaaggaggccttatctcagcagtgggaaatgtacaggctgttactttacttttatgcaatattcaattcaaatgaCGGCGATCTTACTTTGATAGTTATATGTAattcatatcaaaataataataacaaaatactttcTTTATTTCCAGGCGGCCATGGAACATCCAAACTGTggtaaaatatacttaacagAGATCCAGAAAACCTTCAAATGTGATACATTTTTCCCCAGCATCGATAAACAGTTGTTCCAGTTGGTGGATGAAGAGGGGATACAAAAGGAGAGACAGACAGAGGGGGACATTGATTACTATTTCAGAGTTTATAAGCGTAAGGCTTCAGAGGAAGTATGCTAGTGTTGTTTAGTCTGGGTTCTCTAATTAGATACTATAattacacaacttagatgcagcatcatcaaatttcataaaactgatcatatacaaaatatttcttatgcAAAATGTATTCggtgtttacatatttttatacacaattGGCGTTTTGTTTGGGAGGAATATAAAGGCTTTTTTTTGGATAAGTATGTAATTAGTCACAGTATGCATTATTGTTATCTATTCACTTTTGCCATCTCATAGATATCTTATTGATTCCTTTGTACGTGAGGGCTAGACTCAAACCATTGAAGGCGTTTTGAACCATATaggatttgaatttttttcctTGTAAGAAGTTGTCCAAATTTCGGTAAAAATGGTAATCTGTTGGAgcaataatgttgtcttaaattttcgcgattattacacatttaaataaaactaattataacggatgaatcaaa contains the following coding sequences:
- the LOC124541099 gene encoding dihydrofolate reductase; this encodes MSKVSLNLIAAACENMGIGANGTLPWRLKNEMLYFNTMTTKVKDSTKINAVIMGRKTWDSIPGKYRPLNNRVNIVLTRQVDAVKKDAPNDVVVLPGLDEAISYINGREDIESTWVIGGSYIYKAAMEHPNCGKIYLTEIQKTFKCDTFFPSIDKQLFQLVDEEGIQKERQTEGDIDYYFRVYKRKASEEVC